A section of the Humulus lupulus chromosome 2, drHumLupu1.1, whole genome shotgun sequence genome encodes:
- the LOC133815325 gene encoding uncharacterized protein LOC133815325, protein MALEANNEAIQCKVFSTTFSGPALLWFRQLKPGSVSSFGDLRKAFLQQYSANREAPRTMADLYRIEQGENEHPKSYLQRCIDLVHQIHDVEPVTVTNLFVKSLKVGSLLHENLTMTPPYDMAEIQIRAERIFRVLEF, encoded by the coding sequence ATGGCCTTAGAGGCCAACAATGAAGCCATACAGTGCAAAGTTTTCTCCACAACTTTCTCTGGGCCAGCCCTGCTGTGGTTCAGGCAGTTGAAACCTGGTTCTGTCAGCAGTTTCGGTGATCTTCGCAAAGCCTTTCTCCAACAGTATAGTGCTAACCGCGAGGCACCGAGAACGATGGCAGATCTCTACCGAATCGAGCAAGGGGAAAATGAACATCCAAAATCATACCTCCAACGTTGCATTGACCTTGTACATCAGATCCACGATGTCGAACCAGTCACCGTGACTAACCTCTTCGTCAAAAGCTTAAAGGTGGGATCTCTCTTACACGAAAACCTCACCATGACACCACCTTATGACATGGCTGAGATTCAGATCCGTGCCGAGCGCATCTTTAGGGTCCTGGAATTTTGA
- the LOC133815324 gene encoding uncharacterized protein LOC133815324 has product MRLEENQIKTSAVPILGFNSQRVYPKGVVRLTVVAAERTLSVDFLIVDSITSYNAIMGRSWIHRMQGVVLTLHQVMRCHSPNGRYTIDIKGCQKQAKKYFLTLKEINDSGTSPPEDNPNK; this is encoded by the coding sequence ATGAGACTCGAAGAAAATCAGATCAAGACCTCTGCTGTACCAATTTTGGGATTTAACAGCCAGAGGGTATACCCGAAGGGCGTTGTTCGATTAACCGTGGTAGCCGCAGAACGCACCTTGTCTGTGGACTTCCTCATCGTGGACTCCATCACAagctacaacgccatcatgggAAGAAGTTGGATCCACCGAATGCAGGGAGTGGTCTTAACATTGCATCAAGTTATGCGGTGCCATTCACCCAACGGACGGTATACCATCGACATAAAAGGATGCCAGAAGCAAGCCAAGAAATACTTCCTTACCTTGAAAGAAATAAATGATTCCGGCACCTCCCCTCCTGAAGACAATCCCAACAAATAG